From a single Prochlorococcus sp. MIT 0603 genomic region:
- the hemC gene encoding hydroxymethylbilane synthase, translated as MALEQLRIASRRSQLAMVQTNWVKEELQKACPSIDISIEAMATQGDKILDVALAKIGDKGLFTKELEAQMLVGRADIAVHSLKDLPTELPEGLMLGCITKREDPADALVVNKKFQKYQLSELPPGSIIGTSSLRRLAQLRHHYPDLIFKDVRGNVITRLEKLDSGSYDCLILAAAGLTRLGFGDRIHQLIPSEISLHAVGQGALGIECLKDNQEVLETIKILEHKETAQRCIAERAFLKELEGGCQVPIGVNSKLEGNQLILTGMVASLDGKQLIRDSAKGIASQPEKIGVELANTLKSQGAMEILEIIFKEARG; from the coding sequence ATGGCTCTAGAACAATTGCGTATTGCCTCACGACGCAGCCAACTAGCCATGGTCCAAACAAACTGGGTAAAAGAAGAGCTTCAAAAAGCCTGCCCCAGCATTGATATCTCAATAGAGGCTATGGCCACCCAAGGTGACAAGATTCTAGACGTGGCTCTAGCAAAAATTGGAGACAAAGGACTTTTCACTAAAGAGCTTGAAGCTCAAATGCTTGTTGGACGAGCCGATATTGCTGTTCATTCCTTAAAAGATTTACCAACTGAACTTCCAGAAGGATTAATGCTTGGTTGTATTACAAAAAGAGAAGACCCTGCGGATGCATTGGTCGTAAACAAAAAATTCCAGAAATACCAACTGAGCGAGCTCCCTCCAGGTTCAATAATAGGAACAAGCTCATTAAGACGTTTAGCACAACTTAGGCATCACTACCCTGATCTTATTTTTAAAGATGTTCGTGGCAATGTTATTACCAGACTCGAAAAGCTCGATTCAGGTTCTTACGACTGCTTGATCCTTGCCGCAGCTGGCTTGACAAGACTAGGATTTGGGGACCGAATACACCAATTAATCCCCAGCGAAATCTCGCTACATGCTGTAGGTCAAGGGGCTTTAGGCATTGAATGTCTAAAAGATAATCAAGAGGTTCTTGAAACTATCAAAATCCTTGAGCACAAAGAAACTGCTCAAAGATGCATTGCGGAAAGAGCATTTCTAAAAGAACTTGAAGGCGGGTGTCAAGTTCCGATTGGAGTCAATAGCAAGCTAGAGGGCAACCAGTTAATCCTTACAGGAATGGTTGCAAGCCTTGATGGGAAACAACTGATAAGAGATAGTGCCAAAGGGATTGCATCCCAACCAGAAAAGATAGGAGTAGAGTTAGCTAATACTCTTAAATCGCAAGGAGCTATGGAGATATTAGAAATTATCTTCAAAGAAGCAAGAGGCTAA
- the cutA gene encoding divalent-cation tolerance protein CutA, translating into MPSYHLDKTLLIVLTTVSNFQYAKKLTKIILEKKLASCVNLNDTYSLYWWKGKIEEGSEVKLTIKTRQCFLNELYETIKKYHSYDIPEFIYFEASSSKEYNEWISDVI; encoded by the coding sequence ATGCCTTCATATCATTTGGATAAAACACTTTTAATAGTTCTAACAACAGTGAGCAATTTTCAATATGCTAAGAAATTGACTAAGATTATCTTAGAGAAGAAACTAGCATCTTGTGTCAATTTAAATGATACTTATTCGCTTTATTGGTGGAAGGGAAAGATTGAAGAAGGTTCAGAAGTGAAATTAACTATTAAAACAAGACAATGCTTTTTAAATGAATTATATGAAACCATAAAGAAATATCATAGCTATGATATACCAGAGTTTATTTATTTTGAAGCTTCTTCAAGTAAGGAATATAATGAATGGATTTCTGATGTTATTTAA
- the rpoD gene encoding RNA polymerase sigma factor RpoD: MSPVTSPETVAKEETKATKTKKAKSVLKNTSNENQKTQRKTKPKKKTVITNKIDKDLELAADDLLNANDANNNPSVPDSELELQNDSLLSELSDKDKALASIKLGPKGVYTEDSIRVYLQEIGRIRLLRPDEEIELARKIADLLHLEELAIQFESEHGHYPTKKEWAALVNMPMARFRRRLMLARRAKEKMVQSNLRLVVSIAKKYMNRGLSFQDLIQEGSLGLIRAAEKFDHEKGYKFSTYATWWIRQAITRAIADQSRTIRLPVHLYETISRIKKTTKVLSQEFGRKPSEEEIAESMEMTIEKLRFIAKSAQLPISLETPIGKEEDSRLGDFIESDSENPELDVAKTLLREDLEGVLATLSPRERDVLRLRYGLDDGRMKTLEEIGQIFDVTRERIRQIEAKALRKLRHPNRNGVLKEYIK; the protein is encoded by the coding sequence ATGTCCCCTGTCACCTCTCCAGAAACTGTTGCCAAGGAAGAGACTAAAGCAACTAAAACCAAGAAAGCTAAAAGCGTTCTTAAAAACACTTCTAATGAAAACCAGAAAACTCAAAGGAAAACAAAGCCAAAGAAAAAAACAGTTATTACAAATAAAATCGATAAAGATCTAGAGCTTGCTGCAGATGATCTGCTAAATGCAAATGATGCAAATAACAACCCAAGCGTCCCTGACTCTGAATTAGAATTACAAAACGACTCACTTCTTAGCGAACTCAGTGATAAAGACAAAGCCTTGGCCAGCATCAAGCTTGGGCCGAAAGGCGTCTATACAGAAGACTCCATAAGAGTTTATTTACAAGAGATTGGCCGGATAAGACTACTTAGGCCTGACGAAGAAATTGAACTTGCTCGAAAAATTGCGGATCTTTTGCATTTAGAAGAACTTGCTATTCAATTTGAAAGTGAGCATGGCCATTATCCAACTAAAAAGGAATGGGCAGCCTTAGTAAACATGCCAATGGCCAGATTCCGTCGAAGGTTAATGCTTGCCAGACGCGCAAAAGAAAAGATGGTGCAATCAAACCTCAGATTAGTAGTGTCTATAGCAAAAAAATATATGAATAGAGGCCTTTCTTTCCAAGATCTAATTCAAGAAGGAAGCTTGGGATTAATTCGTGCTGCTGAGAAATTTGATCATGAAAAAGGCTATAAATTTTCCACTTATGCAACTTGGTGGATTCGTCAGGCAATCACGAGAGCCATTGCAGATCAAAGTCGCACAATAAGACTTCCTGTACACCTATATGAAACGATTTCAAGAATCAAAAAAACCACAAAAGTTCTTAGCCAAGAGTTTGGAAGGAAACCAAGTGAAGAAGAAATTGCAGAAAGCATGGAAATGACAATAGAAAAGCTTCGATTCATAGCCAAAAGCGCACAACTACCCATATCACTTGAGACTCCTATTGGGAAGGAAGAAGATTCACGCCTGGGCGACTTTATTGAGTCCGATTCAGAAAATCCTGAATTAGACGTAGCAAAAACCCTCCTCAGAGAAGATCTAGAGGGGGTTCTTGCAACTCTTAGCCCTAGAGAAAGAGATGTATTGAGATTACGTTATGGACTTGATGACGGGCGCATGAAAACTCTCGAAGAGATTGGACAAATCTTTGATGTAACTCGAGAAAGAATCCGACAGATTGAAGCAAAAGCACTACGAAAGCTACGTCACCCAAATCGGAATGGCGTCCTCAAGGAATACATCAAGTAA
- a CDS encoding DUF2854 domain-containing protein encodes MKKQFSPASIISIAGAILAITGLISYFNDATNLSVPTFFYGVPILLIGLALKNSELNPARSLISSSELNKLKIKGPKELENLIGDVTRFKYGQRAHLETSLQALKLWDDNKPPQLIEIALIETEENFGVRMKFNFRGVPLEKWQSQQDRLGRFFAKNLTANILSETEDELILELLPKPNITESNEKNGSQ; translated from the coding sequence ATGAAAAAACAATTTTCACCAGCAAGTATAATTTCCATTGCAGGGGCAATTCTTGCAATAACTGGACTCATTTCTTACTTTAACGACGCAACAAACTTAAGCGTTCCTACATTTTTTTATGGAGTACCTATTCTTCTTATAGGCCTAGCATTGAAAAACTCCGAATTAAACCCTGCTAGAAGTTTAATATCTTCATCAGAGCTAAACAAATTAAAGATAAAAGGCCCTAAAGAGCTTGAAAATCTTATAGGAGACGTAACAAGGTTCAAGTATGGACAAAGAGCTCATCTTGAAACATCTCTTCAAGCACTTAAGCTGTGGGATGACAACAAGCCTCCTCAATTAATTGAAATTGCATTAATCGAAACAGAAGAGAACTTTGGAGTTCGTATGAAATTTAATTTTCGTGGCGTCCCTCTAGAAAAATGGCAATCACAACAAGATCGCTTAGGTAGATTTTTTGCAAAAAATTTAACTGCAAATATTCTCTCCGAGACTGAAGATGAACTTATTCTGGAACTTCTTCCAAAACCAAATATCACAGAAAGTAATGAAAAAAATGGATCCCAATAA
- the priA gene encoding replication restart helicase PriA: protein MRIKEIDVWLDVGREGRCFSYLDSDDLGVGVGDIVLVSLKGRAMHGLAVKVKDLLPSSRVKNEEQEGKFVMSNIQALVQKAAVESSWREWIESSAQKCHVAPLKMLKTALPPGWFGQVKDKNFEPKSLFWISLNTLNASLGELSSRQKDLKEFILNNGGGVWQQKLLSNGFSFSFVKASLQSGLIIRQKRFVIDKSKLTTVKEGLPSSHISSSRCLTNEQKSALQLFEEQLPGSALLLWGVTGSGKTEVYLQIAERELSRGRHCLILTPEIGLIPQLVDRCVSRFGSHVLEYHSGCTEKQRVSVWQKILGADSPFVVVGTRSSIFLPLFPLGLIVLDEEHDSSYKQESPMPCYHARELALDRAKKTGAKVVLGSATPSLVTWKNLVPQGTISLARLTRRIADKPLPSVVVVDMRQELADGHRQLLSRPLIDQLSLLENSEDQAVILVPRRGYNSFLSCRSCGDVVQCPNCDVSLTVHQDPRGNKWLRCHWCDHRASIGVKCKECGSNAFKPFGAGTQRVMEHLERELKGLRLLRFDRDTTRGRDGHRHLLTKFASGEADVLIGTQMLAKGMDLPRVTLAVVLAADGLLHRPDLFAEEQALQLFLQLAGRAGRGEKPGKVLVQTYSPDHPVIRHLVDGSYEDFLKKESVLRSNASLVPYSRACLIRVSGESPSLTATSATAIAECIRPKCNETGWILLGPSPALVEKVARKSRWQLLLHGPEGSPLPLPQGGELWECLPKGVNLSIDPDPIQL from the coding sequence ATGCGAATTAAGGAAATAGATGTATGGCTTGATGTTGGCAGAGAAGGCCGTTGCTTTAGTTATCTTGATTCTGATGACTTAGGTGTAGGTGTTGGAGACATTGTTCTAGTGAGTCTAAAAGGAAGAGCAATGCATGGACTTGCGGTAAAGGTTAAAGACCTTTTGCCATCTTCAAGAGTCAAGAATGAAGAGCAAGAAGGGAAATTTGTAATGAGCAATATTCAAGCCCTTGTTCAAAAAGCAGCAGTGGAATCTAGCTGGAGAGAGTGGATCGAATCCTCGGCTCAGAAGTGCCATGTTGCCCCTTTGAAGATGCTTAAGACGGCATTGCCACCTGGTTGGTTTGGCCAGGTGAAGGATAAGAACTTTGAACCAAAAAGCTTGTTTTGGATTTCTTTAAATACTTTGAATGCTTCTCTTGGAGAACTTTCTTCTAGGCAAAAAGATTTAAAGGAATTTATATTAAATAATGGAGGAGGAGTCTGGCAGCAAAAACTTCTGTCAAATGGATTCTCTTTCTCTTTTGTAAAAGCATCTCTTCAGAGTGGGTTAATTATTCGACAGAAGCGCTTTGTTATTGATAAGAGCAAGTTGACAACAGTTAAAGAGGGTTTGCCCTCTAGTCACATATCATCATCACGCTGTCTGACTAATGAGCAAAAAAGTGCATTGCAACTTTTTGAAGAGCAATTGCCTGGTTCTGCTCTTCTGCTATGGGGAGTTACTGGCTCTGGTAAAACCGAGGTTTATTTACAAATAGCAGAAAGAGAGTTGTCAAGAGGTAGACATTGTTTAATTCTTACACCTGAAATCGGATTAATCCCTCAACTTGTAGATAGATGTGTTAGCCGTTTTGGATCACATGTACTTGAATATCATAGTGGGTGCACTGAAAAACAAAGGGTTTCTGTATGGCAAAAGATTTTAGGAGCTGATAGTCCATTTGTTGTAGTTGGTACTAGGTCGTCCATTTTTCTCCCTTTATTCCCTTTGGGCTTAATTGTCCTTGATGAGGAACATGATAGTTCTTATAAGCAAGAGTCGCCAATGCCTTGTTATCACGCAAGAGAATTAGCGTTAGACCGTGCCAAAAAGACTGGAGCAAAAGTGGTCTTGGGAAGTGCTACTCCATCACTTGTTACATGGAAAAACCTAGTACCTCAAGGTACGATCTCCTTGGCCAGGTTAACTCGCCGGATAGCTGACAAACCGTTGCCATCAGTTGTAGTTGTAGATATGCGACAAGAGTTAGCGGATGGACATAGGCAATTGCTAAGCAGGCCTTTAATTGATCAACTCTCTTTATTGGAAAATTCAGAAGATCAAGCTGTTATATTAGTGCCAAGGAGAGGCTACAACAGCTTTTTAAGTTGCCGTAGTTGTGGAGATGTAGTGCAGTGTCCGAATTGCGATGTGTCTCTAACAGTTCATCAAGACCCACGTGGAAATAAATGGTTGAGATGTCATTGGTGTGACCATCGTGCAAGTATTGGTGTTAAGTGCAAGGAGTGTGGCTCAAATGCTTTTAAACCATTTGGGGCTGGGACACAACGCGTGATGGAGCATCTGGAGAGGGAGTTGAAAGGGTTAAGGCTGTTGCGATTTGATAGAGACACTACTCGTGGTCGAGATGGACACAGGCACCTATTAACTAAATTTGCTTCGGGCGAGGCCGATGTCCTTATTGGGACTCAAATGTTAGCGAAAGGCATGGATTTGCCAAGAGTTACTCTGGCAGTGGTGCTTGCTGCTGATGGGCTCTTGCACCGACCTGATTTGTTTGCAGAGGAACAAGCGTTGCAACTTTTCTTGCAATTAGCGGGTAGGGCAGGAAGAGGTGAAAAACCTGGCAAAGTTCTTGTTCAAACTTATTCACCAGATCACCCTGTTATCCGTCATCTTGTCGATGGAAGCTATGAGGATTTCCTGAAAAAAGAATCTGTATTGAGGAGTAATGCAAGCTTAGTTCCTTACAGTCGGGCCTGTTTGATCCGAGTGTCAGGAGAATCGCCGTCTTTAACTGCAACTTCCGCAACGGCGATCGCCGAATGTATACGCCCTAAATGTAATGAAACTGGATGGATCCTTTTAGGACCTTCCCCTGCATTGGTTGAGAAGGTGGCAAGAAAAAGTCGATGGCAACTATTGCTTCATGGGCCAGAGGGAAGTCCTTTGCCTTTACCGCAAGGGGGTGAACTTTGGGAATGTCTCCCAAAAGGTGTCAATTTGTCGATTGACCCTGATCCTATTCAGCTTTAA
- a CDS encoding inorganic diphosphatase, with the protein MANLDQPPSRSMSNLLHVLPAFADEVTLRVNTIVELNSNTINKYELITETGHLKLDRVGFSSLAYPFAYGCIPRTWDEDGDPLDIEIVGVTEPLVPGSIVEARIIGVMTFDDGGEVDDKVIAVIADDKRMDHITNYKMLGEHWIKETTYYWEHYKDLKKPGTCRVNGFFGIEKAIEIIKTCERRYLAEIDPKLIN; encoded by the coding sequence ATGGCCAATCTTGATCAACCACCTAGTCGCAGCATGAGCAATTTGCTGCATGTTTTGCCTGCTTTTGCCGATGAAGTAACCCTTAGAGTTAATACTATTGTTGAATTGAATTCTAATACTATTAATAAATATGAGTTGATTACCGAAACAGGACATTTAAAGCTTGACCGAGTCGGCTTTTCCTCTTTGGCTTATCCATTTGCTTATGGATGTATACCTCGTACTTGGGATGAAGATGGGGATCCTTTAGATATTGAAATTGTTGGCGTGACTGAACCATTGGTTCCTGGTTCTATTGTTGAAGCAAGAATAATTGGTGTTATGACCTTTGATGATGGTGGAGAGGTTGATGACAAGGTTATTGCTGTGATTGCTGACGATAAACGTATGGACCATATAACTAATTACAAGATGCTGGGTGAGCATTGGATTAAAGAAACTACTTATTATTGGGAGCATTATAAAGATCTTAAAAAACCAGGTACTTGCAGGGTCAATGGTTTTTTTGGAATTGAAAAAGCTATCGAAATTATTAAAACTTGTGAGAGGCGATATCTTGCAGAAATTGACCCGAAGTTAATAAATTAG
- the argB gene encoding acetylglutamate kinase, with protein sequence MDPNNLTSEKIDASQMHHDQNDAVRVSVLSEALPYIQKFAGRRIVIKYGGSAMSKSSLQEAVFRDIALLSSVGAKPVVIHGGGPEINQWLSKLNINSEFRDGLRVTDSATMDVVGMVLIGRVNKQIVNGINQVGASSVGLCGIDGGLIEARPLGDGKHGLVGEVARVNPDVIEPLLAKGYIPVISSVSTSPDGTNYNINADTVAGEVAAAIGAEKIILLTDTLGVLRDQGDTSTLIRKARLHEIRTLIKEGIVHGGMKPKTECCIRALAQGVAAAHIIDGRIPHALLLEVFTDKGIGTMIVGRG encoded by the coding sequence ATGGATCCCAATAATCTAACCTCAGAAAAAATTGACGCCTCACAAATGCATCATGACCAAAATGATGCAGTAAGAGTTTCAGTGTTAAGCGAAGCACTGCCCTATATACAAAAATTTGCTGGACGTCGAATAGTTATTAAATATGGCGGTTCAGCTATGTCCAAAAGCTCTCTACAGGAAGCAGTATTTCGTGATATAGCTTTGCTTTCAAGCGTTGGAGCAAAACCAGTAGTTATTCATGGAGGAGGTCCTGAAATTAATCAATGGTTATCAAAGCTGAATATCAACAGTGAATTTCGTGATGGATTAAGAGTCACCGACTCGGCAACTATGGATGTAGTAGGGATGGTCCTTATTGGAAGAGTAAACAAACAAATAGTCAATGGTATAAACCAAGTAGGGGCCTCATCAGTAGGCCTATGTGGAATAGATGGCGGATTGATAGAAGCACGGCCTTTAGGCGATGGGAAACATGGGCTAGTTGGCGAAGTAGCAAGAGTTAACCCTGATGTAATTGAGCCCCTACTTGCCAAAGGATACATACCTGTAATCTCCAGCGTTTCAACATCTCCAGATGGTACTAATTACAATATCAATGCCGATACTGTGGCTGGCGAAGTTGCTGCAGCCATCGGTGCAGAAAAGATCATTCTACTAACAGATACTTTAGGTGTATTGAGAGATCAGGGCGATACTTCAACACTAATACGAAAAGCACGTCTACATGAGATTCGTACACTTATCAAGGAAGGTATTGTTCATGGCGGAATGAAGCCAAAAACTGAATGCTGTATAAGAGCATTAGCACAAGGTGTTGCTGCTGCACATATCATCGATGGTCGCATCCCTCACGCTCTGCTGTTAGAGGTATTTACTGATAAGGGTATTGGAACGATGATTGTTGGTCGAGGTTAA
- a CDS encoding precorrin-6A/cobalt-precorrin-6A reductase, whose product MGRKCYRHLWLLSGTGDGPVLAKELILKGWKVSVSVVSREASSAYSQIPLQNLWVGALEGVESIRANLKKSRESHFGFDWVIDATHPFAQVISPNLKTVCKEFDQPLLRFERFIQTSEEAILIQSYKDLLNFNLTGERVLFAIGSKFLPEAIEYALIAGAIPFARVLPSIQGLSKALCSKMPQNHAAVLKPLQGNPLGEIEASLCKQWRITGIVARESGGPTQALWQKIASQQKLNLFLISRPSPLDYICVVNTYSDLFNFLELNNH is encoded by the coding sequence ATGGGAAGAAAATGCTACCGCCATTTATGGTTATTGTCTGGAACAGGAGATGGACCGGTTCTTGCAAAGGAATTGATATTAAAAGGTTGGAAGGTTAGCGTAAGCGTTGTTTCTAGAGAGGCCTCATCGGCATACTCTCAAATACCCTTGCAGAATCTATGGGTTGGGGCTTTGGAAGGGGTTGAATCTATTCGTGCGAATCTAAAGAAATCTCGTGAATCTCATTTTGGATTTGATTGGGTTATAGATGCTACGCATCCTTTTGCTCAAGTAATAAGTCCTAATCTCAAGACAGTTTGTAAAGAATTTGATCAACCTTTGCTTCGTTTTGAGCGTTTTATTCAAACGAGTGAGGAAGCGATATTGATTCAGAGTTATAAAGATCTTTTGAATTTTAACTTAACTGGGGAAAGAGTCCTTTTTGCGATTGGATCAAAATTCTTACCTGAGGCTATTGAATATGCTCTTATAGCAGGTGCAATCCCTTTCGCTAGGGTTTTACCTTCTATCCAAGGGCTTTCTAAAGCATTGTGTAGCAAAATGCCTCAAAATCATGCGGCAGTTCTTAAGCCTTTGCAAGGCAACCCTCTTGGAGAGATTGAAGCGTCTCTTTGCAAGCAATGGAGAATAACAGGTATTGTTGCTAGGGAATCTGGAGGACCAACACAAGCGCTTTGGCAAAAGATTGCTTCTCAACAAAAGTTGAATTTATTTTTGATATCTCGACCTTCTCCTCTTGATTATATTTGCGTAGTGAATACATATTCGGATTTATTCAACTTCCTTGAATTGAATAATCATTAA
- a CDS encoding single-stranded DNA-binding protein — protein MNHCLLEVTVKVAPTIRYTQDNQTAIAEMDVEFDGFRADDPPGSIKVVGWGNLAQDLQSHVQIGQRLIIEGRLRMNTVPRQDGSKEKRAEFTLSKIHSSTPKGTISPNKTSPNQVPSNDSPSLNALTSKEPENPKSDNDSVTWNSSPLIPDTDDIPF, from the coding sequence ATGAATCACTGCTTACTTGAAGTCACAGTCAAAGTAGCGCCAACGATCCGTTACACCCAAGACAATCAAACTGCAATAGCAGAAATGGACGTTGAATTTGATGGTTTTCGAGCTGATGATCCTCCAGGCTCAATTAAAGTAGTTGGATGGGGGAACTTAGCTCAAGATCTTCAAAGCCATGTACAGATAGGTCAAAGACTTATAATTGAAGGCCGTCTAAGGATGAACACAGTCCCAAGACAAGACGGATCCAAAGAAAAAAGAGCAGAGTTCACTCTTTCAAAAATCCATTCATCAACTCCTAAGGGAACAATCTCACCTAACAAAACATCTCCGAATCAAGTTCCTAGTAATGATTCACCTTCCTTAAATGCACTTACTTCTAAGGAGCCTGAAAACCCTAAAAGTGACAATGACTCTGTCACCTGGAACAGTTCCCCTCTAATCCCTGATACTGACGATATTCCATTTTAA
- a CDS encoding adenosine kinase produces the protein MNINNIDVVAIGNAIVDVLINIDDSFLYENSLLKGSMTLIDQNKAQKLYLKSKSKLQSSGGSAANTIAGLAELGCSTNFIGRVQDDQLGEIFKEDISSTGAIFNSPTVKGDEPTGRCFIYITPDAERTMCTFLGCSNSLKRNDIDLSIVKKAKVLYLEGYLWDLNSAKDAFKTSAEVCRNYGGKIALSLSDIFCIERHRDSFQELLENYIDIIFANEIEIISLYKSSTLQSAIEKIKDKCEIAVITRGEKGSIIISAGRVHTIKSHNFGKAIDTTGAGDLYASGFLYGYIHNKNLTTCGEIGSICAGQIVTQLGSRSKTSLRSLVNKKLNHSTY, from the coding sequence ATGAATATAAATAATATTGATGTAGTAGCCATTGGGAATGCAATAGTAGATGTACTTATAAATATTGATGATTCATTCCTTTATGAAAATTCTCTTTTAAAAGGAAGCATGACGTTAATAGATCAAAATAAAGCACAAAAACTTTACTTAAAGAGCAAATCAAAGCTACAGAGTTCTGGTGGATCTGCTGCAAATACAATTGCAGGCTTAGCAGAATTGGGCTGTTCAACAAATTTCATCGGCAGGGTTCAAGATGATCAACTAGGAGAGATTTTCAAAGAGGATATTTCCTCAACAGGGGCAATCTTTAATTCGCCAACAGTTAAAGGTGATGAGCCTACTGGGAGATGTTTTATCTATATAACCCCTGATGCAGAGAGAACAATGTGTACTTTTCTTGGCTGCTCAAATTCACTTAAAAGAAATGATATCGATCTTTCAATTGTAAAAAAAGCAAAGGTCTTATATTTAGAGGGATATTTATGGGATTTAAATTCAGCTAAAGATGCTTTCAAAACTTCGGCAGAAGTATGTAGAAACTATGGAGGGAAAATAGCTCTTTCATTATCAGATATTTTCTGTATTGAAAGGCATCGGGATAGTTTTCAAGAATTATTAGAGAATTATATTGACATAATTTTCGCAAATGAAATAGAAATAATTTCACTCTACAAATCATCCACTTTACAAAGTGCTATAGAAAAGATAAAAGATAAGTGTGAAATAGCAGTCATAACTAGAGGTGAAAAAGGGTCAATCATAATTTCAGCTGGAAGAGTTCATACAATAAAGTCACATAATTTCGGCAAAGCAATTGATACAACAGGAGCAGGAGATTTGTATGCCAGTGGTTTCTTGTATGGATATATTCATAATAAAAATTTAACCACCTGTGGAGAGATTGGCTCAATATGTGCTGGCCAGATAGTTACTCAACTTGGCTCAAGATCAAAAACATCTTTAAGAAGCCTAGTCAATAAAAAGCTAAACCACTCTACATATTAA
- a CDS encoding DUF3153 domain-containing protein, whose translation MSREATLKLAELALAKGAYKECLSTLESLLEGNSFQKDNDAQVAILMITALIGKGDNQRAIAISEILTKHSNHSIRQQAKQFLSILKSPSLERPSDWSVTIPKLNLDTPLTGVKAFSNTNSKPDNINPPTGPTKHLKAGFTILSLVFFLLLSIFLSGCVKFTTKIEMKGADHMTMNWDIESNSNRLLPWQEDFQSSLKKLQPRLEIETYEDGKQRVSSPVLSSRDANTLFKDTIAIAAELSDFQVPKSNLNLVEKNWLIGIEQHLNLDIDLRQLPEIPGLNLTISIKSASSKTLPKSQPIAVTLENNYIKWILQQGSMNTLSLVQWHWSQLGIGTIVIILIMILSIIIQNLRLQLGFGFPELPP comes from the coding sequence ATGAGTCGGGAAGCGACTCTCAAGCTAGCTGAACTCGCTTTAGCTAAAGGGGCATATAAAGAATGTCTCTCTACACTAGAGTCACTTTTAGAAGGCAACTCATTTCAAAAAGATAATGATGCTCAAGTTGCCATATTAATGATTACAGCCTTGATTGGGAAGGGTGATAATCAACGTGCTATTGCTATCTCTGAAATACTAACTAAACATAGCAATCATTCCATTCGTCAACAGGCAAAACAGTTCCTTTCAATTCTAAAATCCCCTTCACTAGAAAGACCTAGCGATTGGTCTGTTACTATTCCCAAACTAAATCTTGATACCCCCTTAACAGGCGTGAAAGCTTTTAGCAATACAAATTCTAAACCAGATAACATTAATCCGCCTACTGGTCCAACAAAGCATTTAAAAGCAGGGTTTACTATTTTAAGTCTAGTCTTCTTCCTCCTTTTATCTATATTTCTTAGTGGTTGCGTCAAATTTACCACCAAAATAGAGATGAAAGGTGCAGATCACATGACAATGAATTGGGATATTGAAAGCAATTCCAACAGATTACTGCCATGGCAAGAAGATTTCCAATCATCACTAAAAAAATTACAGCCAAGATTAGAGATAGAGACCTATGAGGATGGCAAGCAAAGAGTCAGCTCTCCTGTACTCAGTTCTAGAGATGCAAACACTCTATTCAAAGATACAATTGCTATTGCTGCAGAGCTTTCGGATTTTCAAGTTCCAAAAAGTAACCTTAATTTAGTTGAAAAGAATTGGCTAATAGGAATAGAGCAGCATCTGAATTTAGACATTGATCTCAGGCAACTCCCCGAGATACCAGGCCTAAATCTTACAATTTCTATTAAATCAGCATCTAGCAAAACACTACCAAAAAGTCAGCCTATAGCCGTGACTCTTGAGAACAATTATATCAAGTGGATTCTTCAGCAAGGCTCTATGAATACGCTGTCTCTAGTGCAATGGCATTGGAGTCAACTTGGGATAGGCACTATTGTTATCATATTGATAATGATATTAAGCATCATTATTCAAAACCTAAGGCTTCAACTAGGGTTTGGTTTTCCTGAATTGCCTCCATAA